The following proteins come from a genomic window of Paramisgurnus dabryanus chromosome 19, PD_genome_1.1, whole genome shotgun sequence:
- the celf3a gene encoding CUGBP Elav-like family member 3 isoform X1 encodes MAAGSAGASGRNSGSSPALESTLDRRFQTVNNTMESIQGLSVWCIENKKFHSVIVRYWIKWLRKSDSSHRLNLFYLANDVIQNCKRKNAIVYRTTFTDVLPEAIKLISGMKDSKVTKSVERILNIWEERSVYSEEFIHQLKNGMVQKEEPVKAPDNSRAALKSKIVAEFVPAAFIEHLTNYRKSVDETELKEKQLAAMRVDVCSTEALKKLKDKAGGKRFSKDFEDGSTKLQDFVSFLDGEVKKGPPLMEALENADIFYEMQYKEVKIVAKAYETFANRVSHLKRKLDALKAMLPDPNDSPVPSPIEDAPSPSGSESPFHSVDNIGSPDPELDGQEMDDDMIALADAPSPLSSVGGSPKPSAPVGDADNRDVEDMELSDVEDTETPTIIVEECVAPPVVSKESSATQSITETSQANSGAQTKQVTTPTTPVPSATQSLPVNLAGVDLGKISSILSTLTNVMKNSAVGASPVSRSSPSVQSTPASTQKPLTTAAPPPANPLVNILSKVDINPNTLLSVLSKTQPHGGLQGLSSLLSNQTGKTPATSTLDSDRAPQIPPLTAHTRASPNVTPTPSAVQLPRDQGSMAPRSSQSDMLKDQVNPNTSLNSTLDSKIDNLIQGNPILKGFNLGFPSVLPWPKATVESPIASTENLAGTPVRDEGGSTPTQDEMMDVPVPRSEPSLYQQRQSTDAKSTLPLGTSWQEPHSQAVQIQQSGTEIHQNIGQTQNDSRNSVPSLAEAEAKRHQLIEAILSTSKPSHQQPSSNSVKSMTGPGPVHQEPRQTPVGPNPELAKSGLYVDPYRDGQEQQMLASSETYGADPYHVKEPSHQGFAPPNFFTTPLPPIPKLPPPPQDFNTPASSSMASDPRVTVAEPFSEAVGRVADQSYIPENSGYGEHLPHEEPFQPYEDGPSRFAPEPHQVPKMHSNALVEYNHQNPSRVPPHHPPTMHHHQMGSPPPVRGYHEGLSPSMPDDPYFDPYYDHPPRSPSPPHYDMHPVSPHAHEYYPEDIPPHYPEEIPPHYPEDIPPHYPERRVPSHLGHRPRMPHHVRPPHPGHYPPPRHLHRPPPVPYAHEPPFPRGKRPGPPYGGPPRGGGPYYPPKRPFLPPHY; translated from the exons cgGATTCGTCTCACAGATTGAATCTCTTCTATCTGGCTAATGATGTCATTCAGAACTGTAAAAGGAAAAATGCCATCGTATACCGCACCACCTTTACTGATGTGCTGCCAGAAGCCATCAAACTTATCAG TGGCATGAAGGATTCCAAGGTGACCAAATCAGTGGAGAGGATCCTGAACATTTGGGAAGAGAGAAGTGTCTATTCGGAGGAGTTTATCCATCAGCTGAAGAATGGTATGGTTCAGAAAGAAGAACCAGTTAAAG CTCCTGACAATTCCAGAGCTGCCCTGAAATCCAAGATCGTGGCTGAGTTTGTG CCGGCTGCGTTTATCGAGCATCTTACCAACTACAGAAAGTCTGTGGATGAGACGGAGCTGAAAGAGAAACAGCTGGCTGCCATGAGAGTGGATGTATGCAGTACAGAGGCACTGAAGAAACTAAAAG ACAAAGCAGGTGGCAAGAGGTTCTCTAAAGATTTTGAGGACGGAAGCACAAAGCTTCAGGATTTCGTCTCCTTTCTGGACGGAGAGGTCAAAAAAGGCCCACCTCTGATGGAAGCACTGGAGAATGCCGACATATTCTACGAGATGCAGTATAAGGAGGTCAAGATTGTCGCTAAA GCCTATGAGACATTTGCAAACCGAGTATCGCATCTTAAACGCAAACTCGATGCACTGAAGGCTATGCTGCCTGATCCAAATGACTCCCCCGTCCCCTCCCCTATTGAAGATGCTCCTTCACCTTCGGGCTCAGAGTCACCCTTTCATAGCGTGGATAATATCGGTAGCCCAGACCCAGAGCTGGATGGGCAAGAGATGGATGATGACATGATTGCTTTGGCTGATGCTCCAAGCCCCCTCTCATCTGTCGGGGGTTCCCCAAAACCAAGCGCTCCTGTGGGAGACGCAGACAATCGTGATGTTGAGGATATGGAGCTCTCTGATGTAGAGGATACAGAAACCCCCACCATCATAG TGGAGGAATGTGTAGCCCCGCCTGTTGTATCCAAAGAGTCGTCTGCTACTCAGAGCATCACGGAAACCTCACAAGCTAATTCGGGCGCACAAACAAAGCAAGTCACAACCCCAACGACGCCCGTTCCCTCAGCAACACAGTCACTTCCTGTTAATCTGGCTGGTGTTGATCTAGGCAAGATCAGCTCCATCCTCAGCACACTCACAAACGTTATGAAGAACTCAG CTGTAGGAGCTAGTCCTGTTTCTCGGTCTTCACCTAGTGTGCAGTCCACTCCAGCATCCACTCAAAAACCTCTCACGACTGCTGCTCCTCCTCCAGCGAACCCACTGGTCAACATCCTTTCAAAGGTCGACATCAATCCCAACACCCTGCTCAGCGTCCTGTCCAAAACACAACCTCATGGGGGTCTTCAGG GTCTGTCCTCTTTACTAAGCAACCAGACTGGAAAGACCCCTGCAACTTCGACTTTGGATTCTGACAGGGCACCCCAAATCCCTCCTCTTACAGCACATACTCGTGCATCTCCCAACGTCACACCTACTCCATCTGCTGTCCAATTGCCTAGAGATCAAGGGTCTATGGCTCCCAGGTCATCACAGTCAGATATGTTAAAAGACCAAGTAAATCCTAACACTTCTCTCAACTCTACCTTGGACTCAAAGATTGATAACCTCATCCAAGGGAACCCAATACTAAAAGGCTTTAATTTGGGCTTCCCATCTGTTTTGCCATGGCCCAAGGCAACTGTTGAAAGCCCCATAGCAAGTACGGAGAACCTTGCTGGAACACCGGTAAGGGATGAGGGTGGCTCTACACCAACTCAGGATGAAATGATGGACGTTCCTGTTCCAAGATCAGAGCCGTCGCTGTATCAGCAGAGGCAGTCTACAGATGCTAAATCAACACTTCCTCTTGGCACATCTTGGCAAGAACCACATTCTCAAGCTGTTCAAATACAACAAAGTGGTACAGAGATTCACCAGAATATTGGACAAACACAAAATGACTCCAGGAACTCTGTGCCCTCTCTTGCAGAGGCAGAGGCTAAACGTCATCAACTCATTGAAGCCATACTTTCCACATCAAAGCCCAGCCACCAGCAACCTTCATCCAACAGTGTGAAATCCATGACAGGACCTGGTCCAGTACATCAAGAACCAAGACAAACCCCAGTAGGACCGAATCCTGAACTGGCAAAAAGTGGCTTGTATGTGGATCCATATCGAGATGGTCAAGAGCAGCAAATGTTGGCAAGCTCTGAAACGTATGGAGCAGATCCTTACCATGTTAAAGAACCAAGTCACCAAGGTTTTGCTCCACCTAATTTCTTCACCACACCCCTCCCACCGATACCAAAGCTCCCACCTCCACCTCAAGACTTTAATACTCCAGCCTCTTCTTCGATGGCGAGTGATCCTCGTGTTACCGTGGCAGAGCCTTTCAGCGAAGCAGTAGGACGTGTTGCTGATCAATCGTACATCCCAGAAAACTCTGGTTACGGTGAACATTTGCCTCATGAGGAACCTTTCCAACCATATGAGGATGGACCTTCACGCTTTGCCCCTGAACCACACCAGGtccctaaaatgcattcaaatGCTCTAGTGGAGTACAATCATCAAAATCCTTCGAGAGTTCCTCCGCATCACCCACCAACTATGCACCATCACCAGATGGGTTCTCCACCTCCAGTAAGGGGCTACCATGAAGGTTTAAGCCCTTCTATGCCAGACGATCCATACTTTGACCCATACTATGATCATCCACCTCGCAGTCCTTCTCCCCCACATTACGACATGCACCCCGTTTCACCTCATGCACACGAATATTACCCTGAAGACATACCACCTCACTACCCTGAAGAAATACCACCTCACTACCCTGAAGACATACCACCTCACTACCCAGAGCGGAGGGTTCCTTCTCACCTAGGACACAGGCCCCGAATGCCTCACCACGTCCGTCCACCTCACCCTGGGCACTATCCACCTCCCAGGCACTTGCATCGGCCACCACCAGTCCCATATGCCCATGAGCCACCCTTCCCCAGAGGCAAGCGACCTGGCCCACCTTATGGAGGACCTCCTAGAGGTGGTGGCCCCTACTATCCACCTAAAAGACCCTTCCTGCCTCCACATTACTGA